The sequence ATCCCCTCTCTCTCAAAAACCACCGTTTACAACACCCTCAGTCTTTTTGTTGAGGCTGGTCTGGTGCGGATTCTGAACATTGAGGACAATGAAACAAGGTACGACATAATTATGAAAAATCACGGACACTTCAAATGCGAATCCTGCGGTGAAATATTCAATTTCAGGATAAACCTTGACGACTTTACCGCAGACGAACTAGGCGGTTTCATAATAAACGACAAAAACGTTTATTTTAAAGGCATTTGCCCTAAATGCAGGAAAGAAAAAATTAAGGAGGCAGAGTAATGGACAAAAAGAAAAAGAAAAAACTTACAACCGTTGCAGGCGCACCCGTAGTTGATAACCAGAATGTTCAGACCGCCGGTCCCAGAGGTCCTATGCTGCTTCAGGATGTTTGGTATCTTGAAAAACTCGCTCATTTTGACAGGGAAGTGATACCCGAAAGAAGAATGCACGCCAAAGGCTCAGGCGCCTTCGGCACATTCACCGTTACACATGATATAACTAAATACACAAAGGCTAAAATATTTTCAAAAATCGGCAAAAAAACCGATATGTTCGCGCGCTTTTCAACCGTTGCGGGGGAAAGGGGCGCAGCGGACGCGGAAAGGGACATCAGGGGATTTGCCATGAAATTCTACACAGAAGAAGGCAACTGGGACCTTGTCGGCAACAACACCCCTGTTTTCTTCCTGCGTGACCCGCTGAAGTTCCCCGACCTTAACCACGCAGTCAAGCGTGATCCCAGAACAAACATGAGAAGCGCTAAAAATAACTGGGATTTCTGGACATCTCTCCCCGAAGCTCTGCATCAGGTCACGATTACGATGAGTGAAAGAGGGATTCCCCAGTCATACCGCCATATGCACGGCTTCGGCAGCCACACTTTCAGCATGATTAACGACAAAAACAAGCGTGTATGGGTCAAGTTCCACTTTGTTTCACAGCAGGGCATCAAAAACCTCACGGATGAAGAAGCGGAAAAAGTCATAGGTAAATGCCGTGAAAGCCACCAGAGAGACCTGCTTGAAAGCATCGACAAGGGCGACTTCCCCAAATGGAAGATGTTCATTCAGGTTATGACGGAGGAAGAGGCGAAGAAAATGCCCTACAATCCGTTTGACCTTACAAAAGTCTGGTTTAAAAAAGATTTCCCGCTTATTGAGGTAGGCTGCTTCGAGCTGAATAAAAACCCCGAAAACTACTTTCAGGATGTCGAGCAGGCAGCTTTCAACCCTGCGAACATTGTCCCCGGAATAGGCTTTTCACCGGATAAAATGCTTCAGGGCAGGCTGTTCTCCTACGGTGATACACAGCGCTACAGGCTCGGCGTGAACCACCACCAGATTCCCGTAAATGCTCCCAGATGCCCGTTCAACAGCTACCACAGAGACGGACAGATGCGCACAGACGGCAATCAGGGCTCCACTCTTCACTATGAGCCGAACAGCTACGGCGAATGGCAGGAGCA is a genomic window of Geovibrio thiophilus containing:
- a CDS encoding Fur family transcriptional regulator, giving the protein MKHSNEETAAELMNRNIRPSFQRVRILVYMQENLCHPTVEKIFNDLHTEIPSLSKTTVYNTLSLFVEAGLVRILNIEDNETRYDIIMKNHGHFKCESCGEIFNFRINLDDFTADELGGFIINDKNVYFKGICPKCRKEKIKEAE
- a CDS encoding catalase, yielding MDKKKKKKLTTVAGAPVVDNQNVQTAGPRGPMLLQDVWYLEKLAHFDREVIPERRMHAKGSGAFGTFTVTHDITKYTKAKIFSKIGKKTDMFARFSTVAGERGAADAERDIRGFAMKFYTEEGNWDLVGNNTPVFFLRDPLKFPDLNHAVKRDPRTNMRSAKNNWDFWTSLPEALHQVTITMSERGIPQSYRHMHGFGSHTFSMINDKNKRVWVKFHFVSQQGIKNLTDEEAEKVIGKCRESHQRDLLESIDKGDFPKWKMFIQVMTEEEAKKMPYNPFDLTKVWFKKDFPLIEVGCFELNKNPENYFQDVEQAAFNPANIVPGIGFSPDKMLQGRLFSYGDTQRYRLGVNHHQIPVNAPRCPFNSYHRDGQMRTDGNQGSTLHYEPNSYGEWQEQPKFREPVLELEGGAWNWNFREDDDDYYTQPGLLFRLMSPAQQKVLFENTARAMGDAPEKIKVRHIGNCMKADPEYGKGVAKAMKIDIKKVK